One Methanocaldococcus infernus ME DNA segment encodes these proteins:
- the uppS gene encoding polyprenyl diphosphate synthase, which yields MLKKLILKGYKFTNNFIGFKIYEKLLEMEIDKNKIPKHIGIIMDGNRRLGQILGNKIEGHKLGAKKVKEVLRWCLELGVKVVTLYSFSIENFNRPKDEVEALMNLFKEKFYEAAENRDIHKYKVRIKAIGRLDLLPEDVREAIRYAEEKTKHYSNYYINVAIAYGGQQEIVDAVRKIAEKVKRGEIEPEEINKELIDKHLYTAHLPYPYPDLIIRTSGEERISNFLIWQSSYSELYFCDVYWPLFRRIDLLRAIREYQRRERRFGR from the coding sequence TTGCTAAAAAAGTTAATTTTAAAAGGATATAAATTTACAAATAATTTCATTGGCTTTAAAATTTACGAAAAACTCTTAGAGATGGAGATTGATAAGAACAAGATTCCAAAACATATAGGCATAATAATGGATGGAAATAGAAGGCTGGGACAAATTTTAGGAAACAAGATAGAGGGGCATAAGTTAGGGGCTAAGAAGGTTAAAGAAGTTTTAAGATGGTGTTTAGAGTTAGGAGTTAAAGTTGTCACTCTCTACTCCTTCTCCATAGAAAATTTTAATAGGCCTAAGGATGAAGTTGAAGCTTTAATGAACCTATTTAAAGAGAAATTTTATGAGGCTGCTGAGAATAGGGATATACATAAGTATAAAGTTAGGATTAAAGCTATTGGTAGGTTAGATTTATTACCAGAGGATGTTAGGGAAGCTATAAGGTATGCTGAGGAGAAGACTAAGCATTATTCTAACTACTATATTAATGTAGCCATAGCCTATGGAGGACAGCAGGAGATTGTTGATGCTGTAAGAAAGATAGCTGAGAAGGTTAAGAGGGGAGAGATAGAGCCAGAGGAAATAAACAAGGAGTTGATTGATAAGCATCTCTATACTGCTCATCTTCCCTATCCTTACCCTGATCTCATTATAAGAACCTCTGGAGAAGAAAGAATAAGTAACTTTTTAATCTGGCAAAGCTCTTATTCAGAGCTATACTTCTGTGATGTCTATTGGCCACTATTTAGAAGGATAGACTTACTTAGGGCCATAAGGGAATATCAGAGGAGGGAGAGAAGATTTGGAAGATGA
- a CDS encoding damage-control phosphatase ARMT1 family protein, which yields MKIKPECAICIVRQIVDISKEVADEEEQFNLIKKCFKVIEENYGKDVVPAVMGTNVHRYFKEISGCEDPYKRLKEKANEIALKYYDYVKNLIKGDERERLRKSVLATIAGNTIDYGAYSTNLNIEEVLLKTLNEELKIDDSEELLKYLKDKNIKKVLYICDNAGEIVFDKLLMELIKSYGKEVIAVVKGKPILNDATIEDAKVAKIDEVAKIVTTGSDIIGIILEECSEEFLKELDSSDIIIAKGMGNYESLTEYNIEKPIFFILKAKCNPVAQNIGVKRGDNVILKR from the coding sequence ATGAAGATAAAGCCAGAGTGTGCCATCTGTATAGTTAGGCAAATTGTTGACATCTCTAAAGAGGTGGCTGATGAAGAAGAGCAATTTAATTTAATAAAGAAATGCTTTAAAGTCATTGAAGAGAACTATGGAAAGGATGTAGTACCAGCTGTTATGGGAACTAATGTACATAGATATTTTAAAGAGATAAGTGGCTGTGAAGACCCATACAAGAGGTTGAAAGAGAAAGCCAATGAGATAGCTTTAAAATACTATGACTATGTTAAAAATTTAATTAAAGGGGATGAAAGGGAAAGGTTAAGGAAGAGTGTCTTAGCTACAATTGCTGGAAACACCATTGACTATGGAGCATATAGCACAAATTTAAATATAGAGGAGGTTTTATTAAAAACCTTAAATGAAGAGTTGAAGATAGACGACTCTGAAGAGCTATTAAAATACTTAAAAGATAAAAATATTAAAAAAGTTTTATATATCTGTGACAATGCTGGAGAGATAGTTTTTGACAAACTATTAATGGAACTTATAAAGAGCTATGGGAAAGAGGTTATAGCTGTTGTTAAGGGAAAGCCTATTCTAAATGATGCTACAATTGAGGATGCTAAGGTGGCTAAGATTGATGAAGTAGCTAAGATAGTAACAACTGGCTCAGACATTATTGGAATCATTTTAGAGGAATGCTCAGAAGAGTTTTTAAAAGAGCTTGATAGCTCTGATATCATTATTGCTAAAGGAATGGGAAATTATGAGAGTTTAACTGAATATAACATAGAGAAGCCAATATTCTTTATTTTAAAGGCTAAATGTAACCCTGTTGCTCAAAATATTGGAGTTAAGAGAGGGGATAATGTTATACTAAAAAGGTGA
- a CDS encoding HemK2/MTQ2 family protein methyltransferase: MKLIYDKDVYEPAEDSYLLLKNIVDVKGKRVLDVGTGTGILAIASALKGGIVEGIDINPKAIELAKKNAKLNGVKVKFYLSNLFENVKGKYDVILFNPPYLPTEEDDKIEGYLNYAFDGGKEGREILDRFIDQVPNYLKEGGVVQLVQSSLTDIEKTLKAFKLKGFSVEVVDKLKVPFEYLVVINAYKRGD; encoded by the coding sequence ATGAAGCTAATTTATGATAAAGATGTTTATGAACCAGCTGAAGACTCTTACTTACTCTTAAAAAATATTGTTGATGTTAAGGGAAAGAGAGTTTTAGATGTTGGAACAGGTACAGGGATTTTAGCTATAGCCTCTGCTCTAAAGGGAGGAATAGTTGAAGGAATAGATATAAATCCAAAGGCTATAGAGTTGGCCAAGAAGAATGCTAAGTTAAATGGGGTTAAAGTAAAGTTCTATCTTAGTAATCTATTTGAAAATGTTAAAGGAAAGTATGATGTCATTCTTTTTAACCCTCCATATCTTCCAACAGAGGAAGATGATAAAATAGAGGGTTACTTAAACTATGCCTTTGATGGAGGAAAGGAGGGAAGAGAGATCTTAGATAGATTTATTGATCAAGTTCCTAACTATTTAAAAGAGGGTGGAGTAGTTCAACTGGTTCAAAGCTCTTTAACAGACATTGAAAAAACACTGAAGGCTTTCAAGCTTAAAGGATTCTCTGTAGAGGTTGTTGATAAATTAAAGGTTCCATTTGAATACTTAGTTGTAATAAATGCTTATAAAAGGGGAGATTAA
- the fni gene encoding type 2 isopentenyl-diphosphate Delta-isomerase, which translates to MEISIRKLEHIFLCSHCNVEYDRSTLLECIELIHKGTSNINFDDINTEVKLFGKRLSAPIIVSGMTGGFRGAEEINKNIAKAVEELNLGMGLGSQRAAIVNKELEDTYRVVRDYTESLVIGNLGAVNFIKDGWDLEVIDRAIEMIDADALAIHFNPLQEIIQPEGDVNFKNISEKLKDIISEYKKHRDVPFIAKQVGEGFSKEDAKELEYFDAIDVQGSGGTSWAKVEYYRVKDKEKREILKNFLNWGIPTAQSILEVKSSYNKIIIGSGGLRSGIDIAKCLALGCSCTAVALPVLRAALKGYEKVVELLSKYIEELKITMFLVGAENIEELRRIPYILKEPLKSILVERGCKV; encoded by the coding sequence ATGGAAATCTCAATAAGGAAGTTAGAGCATATCTTCCTATGTAGCCACTGTAATGTTGAGTATGATAGATCTACTCTATTAGAGTGTATTGAGCTTATCCATAAAGGGACATCTAATATTAATTTTGATGATATAAACACTGAGGTTAAACTTTTTGGGAAGAGGTTGTCAGCTCCTATTATTGTCTCTGGAATGACTGGAGGGTTTAGAGGAGCTGAGGAAATTAATAAAAATATAGCTAAGGCTGTTGAAGAGCTAAACTTAGGAATGGGCTTAGGCTCTCAGAGAGCTGCTATAGTAAATAAAGAGCTGGAAGACACTTACAGAGTTGTCAGAGACTACACTGAAAGCTTGGTTATAGGAAACTTAGGAGCTGTAAATTTTATTAAAGATGGCTGGGATTTGGAAGTTATTGACAGAGCTATAGAAATGATAGATGCTGATGCCTTAGCTATCCATTTCAACCCTCTTCAAGAGATTATTCAGCCAGAGGGGGATGTAAATTTTAAAAACATTAGTGAGAAGCTAAAAGATATTATCTCTGAGTATAAAAAGCATAGAGATGTTCCTTTCATTGCTAAGCAGGTTGGTGAGGGCTTTAGCAAAGAGGATGCTAAAGAACTTGAATATTTTGATGCTATTGATGTCCAAGGAAGTGGTGGAACTTCCTGGGCTAAGGTTGAATATTATAGAGTTAAAGATAAAGAAAAAAGAGAAATCTTAAAAAATTTCCTAAATTGGGGAATTCCTACAGCTCAGTCTATTTTAGAGGTTAAGAGCTCTTATAATAAAATCATTATTGGCTCTGGAGGCTTAAGGTCTGGAATTGACATAGCTAAATGCTTAGCTCTTGGCTGTTCTTGTACAGCTGTAGCTCTTCCTGTATTGAGAGCAGCTTTAAAAGGCTATGAGAAGGTTGTAGAGCTTTTAAGTAAGTATATAGAGGAGCTAAAGATTACCATGTTCTTAGTTGGTGCTGAAAACATTGAGGAATTAAGGAGAATTCCCTATATCTTAAAAGAGCCACTAAAAAGTATCTTAGTTGAAAGAGGGTGTAAAGTATGA
- the hisA gene encoding 1-(5-phosphoribosyl)-5-[(5-phosphoribosylamino)methylideneamino]imidazole-4-carboxamide isomerase, with translation MEIIPAVDIKEGRCVQLVQGDPNKKLLEIEDPVEVAKRWVNKGANYLHLIDLDAALGEGDNLEVIKRIVEEVNVPVEVGGGIRDIERALELIELGVDRIIVGTKAITDSKFLDELNGYIEKDRIVLAVESKEGKVVIKGWKEKLNLKPIDVIEKFKDKVGYILYTNVDVEGLMKGIKIEEIKNLIKNSPLPVIYSGGVTKIDDIITLKELGAYGVVIGSALYKGKISLREALKVLENEG, from the coding sequence ATGGAAATAATTCCAGCAGTAGATATAAAGGAGGGAAGGTGTGTTCAACTTGTTCAAGGAGATCCAAATAAAAAGCTGTTAGAGATAGAAGATCCTGTTGAAGTTGCTAAGAGATGGGTTAATAAGGGAGCTAATTACTTACATCTTATAGACTTAGATGCAGCTCTTGGGGAGGGAGATAACTTAGAAGTTATTAAAAGGATTGTTGAAGAGGTTAATGTTCCTGTAGAGGTTGGAGGAGGAATTAGAGATATAGAGAGAGCTTTAGAGTTAATTGAGTTAGGAGTGGATAGAATAATTGTAGGAACTAAGGCAATAACTGATAGCAAATTTTTGGATGAGTTAAATGGTTACATAGAGAAAGATAGAATTGTCTTAGCTGTTGAGAGTAAAGAGGGAAAGGTTGTTATAAAGGGCTGGAAAGAGAAGCTAAATTTAAAGCCTATTGATGTGATAGAGAAATTTAAGGATAAAGTTGGCTACATACTCTACACAAATGTAGATGTTGAAGGCTTAATGAAGGGAATAAAGATAGAGGAAATTAAAAATCTTATAAAAAACTCTCCCCTACCAGTTATATACTCAGGAGGAGTTACTAAGATTGATGACATAATAACATTAAAAGAGCTTGGAGCTTATGGAGTTGTGATAGGCTCAGCTCTCTATAAGGGAAAGATTAGCCTTAGAGAAGCTTTAAAGGTTTTAGAGAATGAAGGTTAA
- a CDS encoding geranylgeranylglyceryl/heptaprenylglyceryl phosphate synthase — protein MKVEERINKIIEEDGSAYFILLDPEENIIDIAEQVYSYVDAFLVGGSIGISNLDEKVKELRKFKKPIILFPGNVDGLTRYADAVLYMSLMNSLNPYWIVTAPTLGALKILEYKLEPIPTAYLCIEPAKKTSVGFVGDIKEIPRDKPKIAALYCLSAKFFGMRWAYLEAGSGAEKPVSDEMIKLCKKLSGINLIVGGGIKKPEIAYNKVLAGADVIVTGNILEKDTNLAEKFYDSIKKAGREKWK, from the coding sequence ATGAAAGTTGAAGAGAGAATAAATAAGATAATTGAAGAGGATGGATCAGCTTATTTTATCCTCTTAGATCCTGAAGAAAATATTATTGATATTGCTGAGCAAGTCTATAGCTATGTTGATGCCTTCCTTGTTGGGGGTAGTATAGGAATCTCTAATTTAGATGAGAAGGTTAAAGAGCTTAGGAAGTTTAAGAAGCCAATCATCTTATTCCCTGGTAATGTTGATGGGCTAACAAGATATGCTGATGCTGTCCTTTACATGAGTTTAATGAACTCCCTAAATCCTTACTGGATAGTTACAGCTCCAACCTTGGGAGCCTTAAAAATTTTAGAATATAAATTAGAGCCAATACCAACAGCTTATCTATGCATAGAGCCTGCTAAGAAAACATCAGTTGGTTTTGTTGGGGATATAAAAGAGATTCCAAGAGATAAGCCAAAGATAGCAGCTCTCTATTGTTTATCAGCTAAGTTCTTTGGAATGAGATGGGCTTACTTAGAAGCTGGAAGTGGGGCTGAGAAGCCAGTTAGTGATGAGATGATAAAGCTCTGTAAAAAGTTGTCAGGAATTAACCTAATAGTTGGTGGAGGCATTAAAAAACCTGAAATAGCTTATAACAAAGTACTGGCTGGGGCTGATGTTATAGTAACTGGTAATATACTTGAGAAAGACACTAACTTAGCAGAGAAATTTTATGATTCAATAAAAAAGGCAGGTAGAGAGAAATGGAAATAA
- a CDS encoding SAM hydrolase/SAM-dependent halogenase family protein, producing the protein MYLRVENEVAKRERNDKMITLTTDFGLSEGYVGAMKGRIYSLLKKYNKGCEVVDISHEIEPFNIWHGAYVLKTSVPYFPKAIHIAVVDPTVGSERRSIVVETENFFLVGPDNGLFTYLIEDFKVKNIYKIDESQYCPSKTFHGRDVYAVVGAEIFINDFKFEGERIKEIVKLDYKNRVIHIDRFGNIILGIRDFNLRPGDEVEIVFNGEKKIVAKFVESYYQGKEGFICLRNSEGFLEVAKFMDSANKYLNVKHGDRVEVSL; encoded by the coding sequence ATGTATCTTAGGGTTGAGAATGAAGTGGCAAAGAGAGAGAGGAATGATAAGATGATAACCCTAACTACAGATTTTGGCTTATCTGAGGGCTATGTAGGGGCTATGAAGGGAAGAATTTACAGCTTATTAAAGAAGTACAATAAAGGCTGTGAAGTTGTAGATATAAGCCATGAGATTGAGCCATTCAATATTTGGCATGGAGCTTATGTTCTAAAAACCTCTGTCCCTTACTTTCCTAAAGCTATTCACATAGCTGTTGTTGACCCAACTGTTGGAAGTGAGAGGAGATCAATAGTAGTTGAAACTGAAAACTTCTTCTTAGTTGGGCCTGATAATGGCCTCTTCACCTATTTAATTGAAGATTTTAAGGTTAAAAATATCTATAAAATTGATGAATCTCAATATTGTCCTTCAAAAACATTCCATGGGAGAGATGTCTATGCTGTAGTTGGAGCTGAAATTTTCATAAATGACTTCAAATTTGAAGGAGAGAGGATTAAGGAGATTGTTAAATTAGACTATAAAAATAGAGTAATACACATAGATAGGTTTGGAAACATCATTTTAGGCATTAGAGACTTCAACCTCAGGCCAGGGGATGAAGTTGAGATAGTGTTCAATGGAGAGAAAAAGATAGTGGCTAAATTTGTAGAAAGCTACTATCAAGGGAAAGAAGGATTTATCTGTCTTAGAAACTCTGAAGGGTTTTTAGAAGTGGCTAAGTTTATGGATAGTGCAAATAAATATTTAAATGTTAAGCATGGGGATAGGGTAGAGGTGAGTCTATGA
- a CDS encoding DUF192 domain-containing protein codes for MKVKIKDLEFEVELADNFIKRAFGLMLRDIKDKAMLFKYGKRKVRVHTYFMLYPIDILFIYNNKVVDAVRLKPWKGYKSKVYSNMMLEFKSLEDRDVKEFIGEEVIFK; via the coding sequence ATGAAGGTTAAAATTAAAGATTTAGAGTTTGAAGTAGAGTTAGCTGACAACTTTATAAAAAGAGCCTTTGGCTTAATGCTGAGGGATATTAAAGATAAGGCTATGCTCTTCAAATATGGGAAGAGAAAGGTTAGGGTTCATACTTACTTTATGCTCTATCCCATAGATATCTTATTCATTTATAATAATAAAGTGGTAGATGCTGTTAGACTAAAACCTTGGAAGGGTTATAAGAGTAAGGTTTATTCCAACATGATGTTGGAGTTTAAGAGTTTAGAGGATAGGGATGTTAAAGAGTTCATAGGAGAAGAAGTTATCTTTAAATAA
- a CDS encoding SDH family Clp fold serine proteinase, which yields MDIIGLIWWLFFFYLLMAPQFHFWNLRAARNRLLKEIANKRGSTVITLIHRQESIGLFGIPIYKFISIEDSEEILRAIRSAPKDKPIDLIIHTPGGLVLAASQIARALKNHPAETRVIVPHYAMSGGTLIALAADKIIMDKNAVLGPVDPQLGQYPAPSIVKAVEEKGKENVEDKTLILADVAKKAIKQVENFVYWLLKDKYGEEKAKELAKILTEGRWTHDYPITVDEAIKLGLKVDTDVPEEIYLLMELYKQPVRERGTVEYQTVSNHK from the coding sequence ATGGACATTATAGGGTTAATTTGGTGGCTTTTCTTTTTTTATCTTTTAATGGCTCCTCAATTTCACTTTTGGAATTTGAGAGCTGCAAGAAATAGATTATTGAAAGAGATAGCCAATAAGAGAGGTTCAACAGTCATAACCTTAATTCACAGGCAGGAGAGTATAGGCCTATTTGGAATTCCAATTTATAAATTTATCTCTATAGAGGATAGTGAAGAAATTTTAAGGGCTATAAGATCAGCTCCTAAGGATAAGCCAATAGATCTAATTATACATACTCCAGGAGGCTTAGTTTTAGCAGCTTCACAGATAGCAAGGGCTTTAAAAAATCATCCTGCAGAGACAAGGGTTATAGTTCCACACTATGCCATGAGTGGAGGGACATTAATAGCTTTAGCTGCTGATAAGATAATTATGGATAAAAATGCTGTCCTTGGCCCAGTTGATCCTCAACTCGGCCAATATCCAGCTCCAAGTATTGTTAAAGCTGTAGAAGAGAAAGGAAAGGAGAATGTTGAAGATAAAACTTTAATTTTAGCTGATGTTGCTAAGAAAGCTATAAAACAAGTTGAAAACTTTGTCTATTGGCTTTTAAAAGATAAGTATGGAGAAGAGAAGGCTAAAGAGTTGGCTAAGATCTTAACTGAGGGAAGATGGACACATGACTATCCTATTACTGTAGATGAAGCTATAAAGTTAGGTTTAAAAGTAGATACTGATGTTCCTGAAGAGATTTACTTATTGATGGAACTTTACAAACAGCCAGTAAGGGAGAGAGGAACAGTTGAATATCAGACAGTTAGCAACCACAAATAA
- a CDS encoding RNase J family beta-CASP ribonuclease codes for MKLEIVAIGGYEEVGRNMTAINVDGEIIIMDMGVRLDRVLIHEDTDISKLHSLELIEKGIIPNDTVMKNIEGEVKAIVLSHGHLDHIGAVPKLAHRYNAPIIGTPYTIELVKREILSEKKFDVRNPLVVLNAGESIDLTPNITLEFIRITHSIPDSVLPVLHTPYGAIVYGNDFKFDNFPVVGERPDYRAIKRVGKNGVLCFISETTRINHEGKTPPEIIASGLLKNDLLATDNEKNGVIVTTFSSHIARIKSIVEIAEKMNRTPVLLGRSMMRYCGIAQDIGLVKFPDDLRIYGDPSSIEMALKMIMKEGKENYLIVATGHQGEEGAVLSRMATNKTSYKFDRYDCVVFSADPIPNPMNAAQRYMLESRLKLLGVRIFKGAHVSGHASKEDHRDMLRWLNPEHIIPSHGDFNLTAEYTKLAEEEGYRLGEDVHLLRNGQCLSFERVI; via the coding sequence ATGAAATTGGAGATTGTTGCTATTGGTGGTTATGAGGAAGTTGGTAGAAACATGACAGCTATTAATGTAGATGGAGAAATCATCATTATGGACATGGGGGTTAGGTTAGATAGAGTTTTAATTCATGAAGATACTGACATATCTAAGTTACACAGCTTAGAGTTAATAGAGAAAGGAATTATTCCAAATGATACAGTTATGAAAAACATTGAGGGAGAGGTTAAAGCTATAGTCCTCTCCCATGGGCATCTTGATCACATAGGGGCTGTTCCTAAGTTAGCCCATAGATACAATGCTCCAATTATAGGAACTCCATATACTATAGAGCTTGTTAAAAGGGAAATATTAAGTGAGAAAAAATTTGATGTTAGAAATCCACTGGTTGTTTTAAATGCTGGAGAATCTATAGATTTAACCCCAAACATAACCTTAGAGTTTATTAGAATAACCCACAGTATTCCAGACTCTGTTTTACCTGTTCTACACACTCCCTATGGAGCTATAGTTTATGGAAATGATTTTAAGTTTGACAACTTCCCAGTTGTTGGGGAGAGGCCAGACTATAGAGCAATAAAAAGAGTTGGAAAGAATGGAGTTCTCTGCTTTATCTCAGAGACAACAAGGATAAACCATGAGGGAAAGACTCCACCAGAGATTATAGCCTCTGGCTTGCTGAAGAATGATCTCTTAGCAACTGACAATGAGAAGAATGGAGTTATAGTTACAACCTTCTCCTCCCACATAGCAAGAATTAAGTCAATAGTTGAGATTGCTGAAAAGATGAATAGAACTCCAGTACTCTTAGGGAGGAGTATGATGAGATACTGTGGAATAGCTCAAGATATTGGCTTAGTTAAGTTTCCAGATGACTTAAGAATTTATGGGGATCCAAGCTCTATAGAGATGGCTTTAAAGATGATTATGAAGGAAGGAAAAGAGAATTACTTAATAGTGGCTACAGGGCATCAAGGAGAAGAAGGAGCTGTTCTATCAAGGATGGCTACAAATAAGACATCATATAAGTTTGATAGATATGACTGTGTTGTATTCTCAGCTGACCCTATCCCTAACCCAATGAATGCAGCTCAGAGATATATGTTAGAGTCAAGATTAAAACTCTTAGGGGTTAGAATCTTTAAAGGAGCTCATGTTTCTGGTCATGCCTCTAAGGAAGATCATAGGGATATGCTAAGATGGCTGAACCCTGAGCATATTATTCCATCTCATGGAGACTTTAACCTAACAGCAGAATATACAAAGTTGGCTGAAGAAGAGGGTTACAGATTAGGAGAGGATGTCCATCTATTGAGGAATGGACAATGCCTAAGCTTTGAGAGGGTTATTTAA
- a CDS encoding multiprotein bridging factor aMBF1 produces the protein MQMCELCGKLVDKLYKVMIEGSEMYVCKECLKFGKAPKTYSRVKKVKKMAIGSYKGNKGVKKPRRRDIFDSLPSLREDYGDVIRKAREKLGLSIEELAEKLKMKATVLHKFERYELEPSDEEIKKLEKFLKVKLTESSEGFEFYNISSEDDSLTLGHFLKIKK, from the coding sequence ATGCAGATGTGTGAATTATGTGGAAAACTTGTAGATAAACTCTACAAGGTTATGATTGAAGGTTCTGAAATGTATGTCTGTAAAGAGTGTTTAAAATTTGGTAAGGCTCCTAAAACCTACTCAAGGGTTAAGAAAGTTAAAAAAATGGCTATTGGTAGCTATAAAGGTAATAAAGGAGTTAAAAAGCCAAGAAGGAGAGATATTTTTGACTCTCTGCCTTCACTTAGAGAGGATTATGGAGATGTTATTAGAAAGGCAAGGGAAAAACTTGGTTTGTCAATAGAGGAACTTGCTGAAAAGCTTAAAATGAAAGCTACAGTTCTCCATAAGTTTGAGAGATATGAGTTAGAGCCAAGTGATGAAGAAATTAAAAAGTTGGAGAAGTTTTTAAAGGTTAAGCTAACTGAAAGCTCTGAAGGCTTTGAATTTTATAATATCTCAAGTGAAGATGACAGCTTAACCTTGGGACACTTTTTAAAAATAAAGAAGTGA
- the mtnA gene encoding S-methyl-5-thioribose-1-phosphate isomerase — MLEPIVWEEDRLSLIDQRKLPNKLEYFICKDYRDVAYAIKEMVVRGAPAIGIAAAYGMALAEINNENIEEAYKTLKNTRPTAVNLFWALNRCLKAYKEGKSIVEEAKRIQREEEEVCKRIGEIGEKIVDDGDTILTHCNAGALATSKYGTALSVIRFAHYSGKRIRVIADETRPRLQGAKLTAFELNYEGIPVKVIVDSSAGFLMQRGEINKVIVGADRILRDGTTYNKIGTYSLAILAKYHNIPFYVAAPLSTFDLESSEEDVKIEERDEREVAYIENIRIVPEGVSCINYAFDKTPAELITGIITEKGIIKPKEEEIIKLFKGIKWKSQ; from the coding sequence ATGTTAGAGCCAATAGTTTGGGAGGAAGATAGGTTAAGCCTAATTGATCAAAGAAAACTGCCAAATAAGTTAGAATATTTTATTTGTAAAGATTATAGGGATGTTGCCTATGCCATAAAGGAGATGGTTGTTAGAGGAGCTCCAGCCATAGGGATAGCTGCAGCTTATGGAATGGCTTTAGCTGAGATTAATAATGAGAATATTGAAGAGGCTTACAAAACCTTAAAAAATACAAGGCCCACAGCAGTAAATCTATTTTGGGCATTAAATAGATGTTTAAAAGCTTACAAAGAAGGAAAGAGTATAGTGGAAGAGGCTAAGAGGATACAAAGAGAGGAGGAAGAGGTTTGTAAGAGGATAGGGGAGATAGGGGAGAAGATAGTTGATGATGGAGATACTATCTTAACTCACTGTAATGCTGGAGCCTTGGCTACATCTAAGTATGGAACAGCTCTAAGTGTTATAAGGTTTGCCCACTACAGTGGGAAAAGGATTAGAGTTATAGCTGATGAAACAAGGCCAAGATTACAAGGGGCTAAGTTAACAGCCTTTGAACTCAACTATGAGGGAATTCCTGTTAAGGTTATTGTTGATAGCTCAGCTGGCTTTTTAATGCAGAGGGGGGAGATTAACAAGGTTATAGTTGGAGCTGACAGAATCTTAAGGGATGGAACTACCTATAACAAAATTGGAACCTATTCTTTAGCTATCTTGGCAAAGTATCATAATATTCCATTCTATGTAGCTGCTCCACTATCAACCTTTGACTTAGAGAGTTCTGAAGAAGATGTTAAGATTGAGGAGAGGGATGAGAGGGAAGTGGCTTACATTGAAAATATAAGGATTGTTCCAGAAGGAGTTTCATGTATAAACTATGCCTTTGATAAAACTCCAGCTGAGTTAATAACAGGAATTATAACAGAGAAAGGGATTATCAAGCCTAAGGAAGAGGAGATAATAAAATTATTTAAAGGGATAAAATGGAAATCTCAATAA